In Solobacterium moorei, a single genomic region encodes these proteins:
- the rpmB gene encoding 50S ribosomal protein L28 has product MSRVCAVSGKKAMSGNRRSHSLRATRRKWNVNLQKVHMIVDGKPQTVKISARALKTLKAGAKAKTAE; this is encoded by the coding sequence ATGTCCAGAGTATGTGCTGTATCCGGTAAGAAAGCAATGTCAGGAAACAGACGTTCCCACTCCCTACGTGCTACTCGTCGTAAGTGGAATGTGAACTTGCAAAAGGTTCACATGATCGTTGATGGCAAGCCACAGACAGTTAAGATCTCAGCTCGCGCATTAAAGACATTAAAGGCAGGAGCTAAGGCTAAAACTGCTGAGTAA
- a CDS encoding cell division protein FtsA produces MTDKQIYAAIEAADHEVRLVIGEFFNTRFNIIKVERVPCSGLSYNGITDQQALIGSIKQAIASAKKMVGASVQQVILAIPAFNLKRISLKSTVDIEGIDGTVTIQDVRNAIKKAEAVNIGNDSALIQTVCVKYTVNGMTTRRIPLGEKCSQLIVDIDLLCADRKFAYDLVTCVEKAGLKVMDIFADIYAVGKEAALFEQSVDRQVIVLKVERDATTLGLLYKGRFAASTILPMGLGNIANAAVEKYGINMKNAIELIKYSARLDQTVCSSNIIHIWNDNGENRTISEQELVDCIRPNIETWLNAITETCEGILQAGETTVIITGEGGETIGLENLLSKRLNVEVRDYIPETLGGRNAALTACLGLFYAYQDRLPIIGQTENSLDLDAFIKNVSYRDRKVETTKEDTLTNKLKGLFLDGKK; encoded by the coding sequence GTGACAGATAAACAGATTTATGCGGCAATTGAGGCTGCTGACCATGAGGTTCGATTAGTAATTGGTGAGTTTTTCAACACCAGATTTAATATTATAAAGGTTGAAAGAGTACCATGTAGCGGACTCTCTTATAATGGCATTACAGACCAACAGGCTTTGATTGGTTCCATCAAACAGGCAATAGCGTCTGCAAAGAAGATGGTTGGTGCTAGTGTACAACAGGTAATTCTTGCAATTCCTGCATTTAATTTAAAGCGTATTTCTTTGAAATCAACAGTTGATATTGAAGGTATCGATGGAACTGTAACGATACAAGACGTACGTAATGCAATCAAGAAAGCGGAAGCAGTAAATATTGGCAATGATAGTGCTTTGATTCAGACGGTATGTGTAAAGTATACGGTCAATGGTATGACAACACGCCGTATTCCACTTGGAGAAAAGTGCTCTCAGTTGATTGTTGATATTGACTTATTGTGTGCAGATCGTAAATTTGCCTATGACTTAGTAACTTGTGTAGAAAAAGCAGGTCTAAAAGTAATGGATATCTTTGCGGATATCTATGCTGTAGGGAAAGAGGCTGCTCTATTTGAACAGTCCGTTGATCGCCAAGTGATTGTCTTAAAGGTAGAACGTGATGCAACGACATTAGGTCTACTCTATAAGGGAAGATTTGCGGCATCTACAATCTTACCAATGGGACTTGGAAATATCGCAAATGCAGCTGTCGAAAAATATGGCATTAATATGAAGAATGCTATTGAGTTAATCAAGTATAGTGCAAGACTTGATCAGACAGTTTGTTCCTCAAATATTATCCATATTTGGAACGATAATGGTGAAAATAGAACCATCAGTGAGCAGGAGTTAGTAGACTGTATTCGCCCTAATATTGAAACATGGTTGAATGCAATTACAGAAACTTGCGAAGGAATCTTGCAAGCAGGTGAAACAACTGTTATTATTACTGGTGAAGGTGGCGAAACTATAGGTTTAGAAAACCTTTTAAGCAAGCGCCTAAATGTAGAAGTTAGAGATTATATTCCGGAAACATTAGGGGGAAGAAATGCAGCATTAACCGCATGTCTCGGATTGTTCTATGCCTACCAAGATAGATTACCTATTATCGGTCAGACTGAAAACAGCTTAGATCTTGATGCTTTTATCAAAAACGTATCCTACCGTGATAGAAAGGTAGAGACTACGAAAGAAGATACCTTGACAAATAAACTCAAGGGATTGTTTCTCGATGGAAAGAAATAA
- the ftsZ gene encoding cell division protein FtsZ has translation MAELTYNQVAKIKVFGVGGAGSNAVNRMVQEGVQGVEFYIANTDLQAMDISPVANKIQLGKEGLGAGGNPDNGRKAAVESEDAIRKSMEGADMVFLTAGMGGGTGTGAAPLFAKIAKELGCLTVGIVTKPFNFEGKRRERNAEQGLEQLKEYVDSLIIISNNKVLEVIGHIPFQDAFKEADNILRQGVQTITDLIAVPAMINLDFADIKSVMEGQGSALFGIGMADGDDKAREAAARAIQSPLLEAQIAGAKSAIINVTGGTSMSAFDASEAVDFIREAAGNDIDIIFGVAINDKIGDAIIVSVIATGFELSEPKKEEEKKAAPSTKPASGVSLQNDDSAVFGSSTSDASDSIPGFFRRG, from the coding sequence ATGGCAGAATTAACTTACAACCAGGTAGCAAAAATCAAGGTATTTGGTGTCGGCGGAGCAGGTAGCAACGCTGTAAACCGCATGGTACAGGAAGGCGTTCAGGGTGTTGAATTCTATATCGCTAATACTGATCTTCAGGCAATGGATATTTCTCCAGTTGCAAATAAGATTCAGTTAGGTAAAGAAGGTCTTGGCGCTGGTGGTAACCCAGACAACGGACGCAAGGCAGCTGTAGAAAGCGAAGACGCAATCCGTAAATCTATGGAAGGTGCCGACATGGTATTCCTTACAGCAGGTATGGGTGGCGGAACTGGTACAGGTGCAGCCCCATTATTCGCAAAGATTGCTAAGGAACTTGGATGCTTAACAGTAGGTATCGTTACTAAGCCATTCAATTTCGAAGGTAAGAGAAGAGAAAGAAATGCTGAACAGGGTCTTGAACAGCTCAAGGAATATGTAGACTCATTAATCATCATTTCTAATAATAAAGTGTTAGAAGTAATCGGACATATTCCATTCCAGGATGCGTTTAAAGAAGCAGACAATATCTTACGTCAAGGCGTACAGACAATTACTGACTTGATTGCTGTTCCTGCAATGATTAACTTGGACTTCGCGGACATTAAGAGTGTTATGGAGGGTCAAGGTTCCGCATTATTCGGTATTGGTATGGCTGATGGCGATGACAAGGCTAGAGAAGCTGCAGCACGCGCTATTCAATCTCCATTACTAGAAGCACAGATTGCTGGTGCGAAGAGTGCTATCATTAACGTTACTGGTGGTACAAGCATGTCCGCATTTGATGCATCTGAAGCTGTTGACTTCATCCGTGAAGCAGCTGGTAATGATATCGATATCATCTTCGGTGTAGCTATTAACGACAAGATTGGCGATGCAATTATCGTTTCTGTTATCGCTACAGGTTTCGAGTTGTCTGAACCTAAGAAGGAAGAAGAAAAGAAGGCTGCTCCTTCCACAAAGCCAGCGAGTGGTGTTTCATTACAGAATGATGACTCTGCTGTATTTGGCTCTTCAACTTCTGATGCAAGCGACAGTATTCCTGGTTTCTTTAGAAGAGGTTAA